A single genomic interval of Arachis duranensis cultivar V14167 chromosome 7, aradu.V14167.gnm2.J7QH, whole genome shotgun sequence harbors:
- the LOC107458610 gene encoding uncharacterized protein LOC107458610 encodes MARNFDDMFNEALYGKRRRQDNTLIDNWFDECLLEDSEEEDIDRSSIPITRRWINRDREAGHHLLFQEYFADEPVYNADIFRRRFRMRRHVFLRIVDALSNVYPYFQQRVDATGRRGLSPLKKCTAAIRMLAYGVAADAVDDYVRIGESTTIKCLEKFVEGVISVFEDGYLRKPNPNDVQRLLQMAEGRGFPSMSDGIYPEWATFVKSISKPQGDKRKLFAQYQEGQRKDVERAFGVLQVGYKQELK; translated from the exons ATGGCTAGAAATTTTGATGATATGTTTAATGAGGCTTTGTATGGCAAAAGAAGACGACAAGATAACACACTCATAGATAATTGGTTCGATGAGTGTTTACTCGAagattcagaagaagaagatatcgaTAGAAGTTCTATCCCAATTACTCGTAGATGGATCAACAGAGATCGAGAAGCAGGACATCATCTCCTTTTCCAAGAATACTTTGCAGATGAACCGGTGTATAATGCTGACATTTTCCGACGGAGATTTCGAATGAGAAGACATGTGTTCCTTCGGATAGTAGACGCTCTCTCAAACGTCTATCCGTATTTCCAACAGAGGGTTGatgcaactggaagaagaggcttGTCGCCACTCAAGAAATGTACCGCTGCGATACGGATGTTAGCATATGGCGTAGCAGCTGATGCTGTTGATGATTATGTGCGCATAGGCGAGAGCACTACAATTAAATGCTTggaaaaatttgttgaaggtgTCATTTCGGTTTTCGAGGATGGATACTTGCGAAAACCCAATCCAAATGACGTACAACGCCTGCTACAAATGGCGGAGGGTCGTGGCTTCCCTAGCATGTCAG ATGGTATTTATCCTGAATGGGCCACATTTGTCAAATCAATCTCAAAGCCACAAGGGGATAAACGCAAGTTATTTGCACAATACCAAGAAGGGCAAAGAAAAGATGTGGAGCGAGCATTCGGAGTGTTGCAA gTAGGCTATAAACAAGAACTGAAATGA